A region of the Phaseolus vulgaris cultivar G19833 chromosome 11, P. vulgaris v2.0, whole genome shotgun sequence genome:
TTCGACATTTGGCTCGGTCAACAAATAATGcaggtaaaaaaaatattacataacaaaacatatattattttgaaataattttcttaatatataattttactcATTCATTCATGTAACTTCATATTTGAAGGATCTAACGATAACGAAGCATCACCAAGTAACACACATGTTACTCAACCTGGTTAGTACACTTTTATGCATAAGATGTCAATGTccaaaaagtattttaaaaaacaaatgtcTATACGAAGAAAAACTAATATAGAGAAAGGAGAAACAATACTATTCATATGACAAATATTGTTTCAGGAAGGAGATTGACATCTATTCGACATTTGGCTCGATCAATAAATAACGCaggtaacaaaaatattatataacttGATTATGTATGTAGTTTTATTCACTCATTCTTTTAACTTGATATTTGAAGGATCTAACGATAACGAAGCAGCACCAAGTAACACACATGTTACTGAACCTGGTTAGTACACTTTTATGCATAAGATGTCAATTTCCAAAAAATCTTTTAAAGGACAAATTGAATATATATACGAAGAAAAACTTATAGAGAAAGGAGAAACAATATTATCCACATTACAATTTCTGGTTTCAGGAAGGACATTGTCATCTATTCGACATTTGGCTCGATCATTAAATAATGCAGGTAACACATATTATTGctttaattttttctatataattttattcatttatttagcTTGACATGTTATACTTTTACCCCACATAACTTTCAAGGATCAAATGATAATGAAGCGGGACCAAGTAACACAAATGTCATTGACATTGAACATGGTTAGTATACTTTTATCGCAATATATACGTGATAAAAGTTCAATGAAATACTTTACTTTTTGATAAATTATCATACATGTAAAAATGCAACATAGATTTCGACGAACGAATAACTGTGCTCGAAATTTTAGAAATACTATTGCGATGATAATGTTTCAATTGTCTACTATGACTACATGTGCACATTCATTTATTTAACTTGACAGCTTATACTTTTACACCACATAACTTTCAAGGATCAAATGATAAAGAAGCAAGACCAAGTAATACAAATGTCATTCACATTGAACATGGTTAGTATACTTTTATCGCAATATTTACATGATGGACGTTCAATGAAATACTTAACTTTATTGACAAATTATTATACATGTAGGAATGCAATATAGATTTCGACGGACGCATAACTCAACTCGAAATTTTAGAAATACTATGGCGATGGTAATGTTTCAATTTTCTACTCCGACTACATGTGCACATTGTCATGCACGATTATTTTACCATGAATCACGTGATATGTGTTGTTCGGGTGGAAAAGTCATTCTTCCACATGTTACTGCTCCGAATGAGTTGATTCAAATATTTTCCGGTTGTTCTTATGAAAGTAGACATTTTAGACAACATATTAGAAGTTACAACCATGTGCTTTCATTCACTTCACTTGGTGTTCACATGGATTAAAATATAGTTGCAACTGGTCGTGGTATATATAGTTTTCGTGCTCAAGGTGCAATGTATCACAGGATTGGAGGGTTTTTTCCAAATGAGGGTTCCAAGCCACGTTTTTTGCAATTGTACATTTATGACAATGCACATGAATTACAAAATAGGATGATGGAAACTCCTCATCTTCATCAAACCATTGTTAATAAGTTGCAACAAATACTACATCAGTGCAATCCATTTGTGCATATATTTAGACAACTTgctcaagaacaaaatattcatGAATGTACTTTACTCATTAAAGAGCGTCCTGCCAATCAACCACAATATAATCTTCCAACTGCATCTCAAGTGGCAGCAATTATTGTTACTGGGGACACATAATCAATGGCACGTGAACGAGACATTAAAGTTGTAAGTCATGATGGGAACTTAATAAACATTCAAGAAACTGTGGGATATTATGACCCTTTACAATATCCACTATTATTTCCTTTTGGAACATATGGTTGGGATTTCAACACAAAAAATCTTAATGGCCAAAGTATCTCATGCCGAGAATATTATAGTTACATGGTTTAGGTAACTTCCaacacaattatatatatatatatatatatatatatatatatatatatcatttccAACAATTTACTTATCAATGTTGTGTCATAAAATTAATACACATACATGATTACTTCAATGTAGATTCGACCCAATGATCAATCTACAATATTACAAGCGGGACAACTTTTACAACAATATGTTGTAGACAATTATGTCAAGATTGAAGCAGGAAGGTTACGATGGATTCGAAATCATCAATATAATATTCGTGCTGAAGTGTATCAAGGTTTGCAAGATGCTTTGCACGAAGGAAAAACTCACACAGGTACATAATATTTGTAACATACTACATCtattacatataaatatatcaaaactcatagtgtttttttattcaagGAAATGTTGGACAAAGGACAATATTACCATCATCATTTATTGGTAGTCGTCGAGACTTGACCCAACGATATGAAGATGGCAAGGCAATTGTTGCTCATGATGGTAAACCTGATATTTTCCTTACAATGACATGCAATCCTTCTTGGAGTGAAATTTCATCAGaacttaaaaaatttcaaactcCACAAGATCGTTCTGACTTGCTCACAAGAATATTTCGTGCAAAATTTGAACAATTGAAGGAAAATGTGATCGATAAAGGAGTTCTTGGAAAAGTTAAAAGTTACATGTATGTGACTGAATTCCAAAAACGTGGACTACCCCATGTGCATATGTTACTTATCTTACATGATAATGATAAATTACGTGATCCAGAAGATTATGATAGCATTGTTATAGCAGAGATACCAAAAAGTAAAGAAGAACCACAGTTGCACGAAGCTGTACTAAAACACATGATACATGGGCCTTGTGGAACTCTTAATCCAAGATCACCATGTATGAAGCACAATCAATGCAAGAAAAAATATCCTAAAGAGTTCTTGGAAGAAACACGTCAAGGTACTAATTCATATCCACAATACAAAAGACGTTTCAATGCACCGGTATCTATAAATAGAAATGCAACTGTTGACAATAGATGGGTGGTTCCTTATAACCCTTGGTTGTTGCTAAAATATGATTGTCATATAAATGTTGAGGTGTGCAATAGCattaaaagtattaaatatttatacaagTATGTGTACAAAGGTCCAGATCGAGTAGCAATGGAGGTTCGTAGAGGATCAATTGTAGATGAAGTCCAACGATATGTTGATGCTATATGGATTTGCGCTCCGGAGGCTTTATGGAAAATATTTAGATTTACACTTTATATAATGAATCCAAGTGTACAAAGATTAGAAATTCATTTACCAAATCGTCATCAGGTGCACTTCTATAAGCATCAAAACATAAGTGATGTATTAAATTATGACAATGTCTCCAAAACCATGCTCACGCAATTCTTTGCACTAAATTGTCGAGATCCACATTCTAGAAGTTATTTGTATAGAGAAATTCCACAACATTATTGTTGGcataatgtcatttttttattcataatgtattataaatttatattgttaatataaatgtgtgaaaaataacatttttcttattttaattttaatattaaatataaatacaatataaaTGAACacataaaaaatgcggatacacaggcgCGAGAGCGCCTGTGTGCCCGCTAGTATATATAAGAATATGAATATGAAAAGTATAAACTAGAACAATGTAAAGATTTTGCTTCTACGTTTCGAgtcaaaatcaaaatataaactttcgatatttatttatttgttttgagaCAAAAATATTGTCCTAAACAATTTTTCTCCTCTGTCAAGTCATAATAATGTTTTGGGGGATCGAACCCCGTGCCTCTCGCATGCAAAGCGAGCGCTCTACCATTTGAGCTACATCCCCTGttgaaattatatttctaaGAAGCTAAATCTCTAATAAGAACAAATGAAGAGGTGCGGGAAGAAACACCCAAACCTTATTCGTCGTTTCTCTTCGAGCTTCATTTCACGGCGGCGACATTGAGTAATTGTTCTTCTTTCTCTTGTAGTTTGAGTGTACTGCAGCAGATGAAGGGTAGGTGTACATGTATGGATATTGGGGGCGGAGTAATGTTAATCCACGTCGATACTAGGTGTCTACTTCACTTTTGGTTGTCCTGTTCTTCGAGTCTTCTTTCTCTTCGCGTGCTCCGGTCGGCCggcgggggtacctgcgattgtactccgacgctcaagtcagcgatgGTGCTCAAATGAGAATTCTCTGATAGTATCATAAAACGTACCTTTTTCCCTTTCAGAAGTCCCTTTAATAGGTTGATTTGGGCCTTGGCCATGTGGGCCAAGCAGTTGATGGTTAGAGACATGTTTAGCGGTTTCTAGGTCGTGCTTGGTGATGTCCTGAAAACTAGGGGAGTGATCCAGAGAACGTGTTTGACTTATTCAGCGGGAACCATAACTGCTTCGTTCCATGTATACCcacttcttttatttaatgaagtCATTTAATACGAACCTTTCGGTCGTCCGGTGCCGACTGGTACAGTAGGTTTGCTGAAGAAGCTTTGGAACACAGTGAACACTCAGAAGTTAGCCATCACACAGCAGGTTTGCAAGAACAGCCTTCCCATGGCTCTCAACTGATAATTTATCGTGGACAACTTCCATCTCTGATTAGTGTTTCTCCCACCATTGATATTCATTTGCCTGAACCAAAATAAATGTTGATCTCTCTATTTTATGTAATACACTTCAGCATAGAATGACAAAAGCTTCTTGCAATATACACCCTTTCCGACTTTATGATTGCAAAAACAGATCATGTAATTGTTAAGtttgctttatttttaaatgaatttgcAGTTTTACCTTTTGTAATTTGATCTCGACAAGTATGAGTTTACTGCAGTTTGAATTACAAAGCCTCAGTGACTAagcatattatatttttcatttttcacctGCCATTGATTCTTCCATTGGTAAACTAAACCTCAACACTTGATTGGAATTATTAACTGAACACAATCCTTCATTACTTGTACTTCTATAATACCTGATGATGAAATAtgagtaaaataaaaaacaaaatcttaTAAAGCACAATCTTTTTGGACAGATATAAAATACATTAACAGATCTCGAGGGTGATTTGAATTTAATATAAACATAAGTAATAGTGCATCAAACAACTTAACAGAACAAATTCATATAGCAAATCCACGTCCAGTTCTTCTGTTTCAGTATTCATGTAAAAGCCACAAAACCCTGCTGGTTGAATTTTCTCCAAGCTTCAGAAAGCAGATGCATAGGACCTGTTGAAATAGGTACTTGCATATTCTCCTGGTCGTGGAGATTGGCCTGTTCCTGGTGTCTTTGATTTCTGTGCAAGATAACACTTGATATAAGGAATCAGAAAGACCTCTCCGTTTTTACCTTTGTGGCATGCATTCATCAGCTACACGCTTTAATAGGTTTTGCACGAGCAAAGGGTGAATCATTTCTTGTATGAGCATCGCATTTGGGCATGGACATTACTGCTTCAAAAGCTTCAACTAGCAATGACACCTTCCTTTTCCCTGCCGGAGCAAGTTGCGTGACAGCTTTTCTGAGTGCGAAATCAAGCATCCATTCCTCTGCATTTTTTCTTTCCTCTATCATTTGGTGCTTCGGATAAACTTTCTCTGGTTCTAGCTCAGAAACAATGGGCAGGAAATTTGGCTTTGGTGGGTTgatctttctcattttctcgtCCTCTTCCACAGGTCTCTTGCGTTTAGTTCCCCATTGCCAATTCTTGCTTGTGTGCTGCTCTTCACCACCCGTGCTCTTCAACTTACTACCTTTAACTTTATTTTCCTCTGATAATTTTTGCTCCTGAACAATAATGGTGGTGCTTTCTTCAGATACTTTAGACATGTGAATTAGGTGCTCCTGGTTAAATTCATCATCGTCATTCTCTAGGCTTGCTTCTTTGTCTTCACAGCTCTCATCAATCTTGCAACTTTCACTATTTTTAACTATCTCTTCCTCCTGTAACACTGAGACACAACCAACCTCATTATCCAAATGTTTCTCATTTTCTCTGTTGCTATCTTTTCCATTTGTTAGATGCTGAAATACTTCCTCGGTCAAAGTAGATTCGTCATACTCAGAATTTATAGCTTTGGATGGATAGTATGTTTCTTGAATGCTTTCACTTGTGTCTTCCAGAACAACATTAGTGTAATGAGGCTTTGCTTCTAAACAGATTGTCCTCTCTTCTTTGGCTTCTTGGAGTCTGACCTCTTCAACCATAATGTCTGCATAATGGCTGTTAAAGATGTCATCTAACCACATTTCATagatcttaaaaaaaatatttatatataatataaaatattcataagtaataatatacaataaatatagtcatataatataatgtaaaaataCTGTAAGacctaaaaaattattaatatatagtaatagaatataaaaatattcatatataatatcatactaaaatattcataagattaaaaaaaaatataatagaaaaatattcatcagatcttaaaaaattattcatataatataatataaaattaaatgacaATATCATACTAAATATGTAAAGAGAGAAATGATCTTTGAAGGTAAATTGGTACCGCTaagaatttcaaaaaatttagtaCAGCTAAATAAACATTTCAGCATGGTTTAATGTGAGGGAAGAATGagtttatttaaatagaaattgGGAATATGTGAATGTTAAAGTTGCAACCTTCACCTGGACCAATGAATATTAAGTTTGAATTCAAACTTAGTGTGAAAGGGATCTGAGCATTCTTATTCAACTGTTGTACCATATCaccaaaataaaagttaattggTGGTGTGATTATGATCACTTCTAAATTCTTTGACTTTTTTATCATTTACAAATAATGACATTCATTAATTCAACACTATCTTaacaatagaaaaataaaaaaatagatagtaaaacaaaaatttaccagtttatttatttagtttagtAAGAAAATTTTTGTCTACTTCAAGTTAGCAATTTCAACATAAAAGGTAATAATACATaactcacattttttttatataattacagTATAACTCTcgtactattattttaatacttttttatatcatttaattccaacttattcttttttattttatatatatttatttttaaattcatcatttcacataaaaaaaattgtataaaactCTACAAAGAAATCTAAAGATtgtaaatatatcaaaattttCTCAGACACATGACGTGATAGTTATGTTAAATGAGGGCTTTTTACATTTTAGTATTATCAGTTTTGACTTTCATTAGTGCTttcattttagaattttttttatcatatgatTGTACTTGCAATGGCTATATTATGAGAACATCATTTTCAATTCAACGTGTCTTACAAGAGATTGAATTTGATTCATACACATTGTAATTCTTATTCCTTTGGTCAATTGTTATTAATAGCATGTcttccaattttattttaaaattttccaaTAACATGGGTAGATGTTCGCATTTATCTGTTTAAATAGTATGTAATTAAGCTCTATGAATTTattagcatttttttttattcaactgTTATCTTTCTGTTATAGACCTTCTATATTTGTTTCATAAATATACCTACATTTTAAGTCATttcttgtatttaattttttaaataaataattttgaatgatAAAATGGGATACAAGATATAAAACttcaaaaacctaaaagaaaacTTCAGAAAATATATAACTCAATCTACTACTAtattcaaattcttttaaatcaaCTAATTTAATGCAATTAAAGTAACTGATTTTCAAAACTAAAACTTATTAAAAAGTTTTAGttaatatttcaaaacaaaataggTCAGCattttaatattcttattaCATATATTATCGTAATATaaactagataaaaaaaaacaatgaagtACCCACAAAAAATTACTACATTTCACTCAATTGATGTTCTTAACTTTTTTCATTCTACAGAACCCAGTAACTTTTTTTGTTACGGAGCATAACAAGGATTcgaaaaaaacaattatttgtgATGTGACAACAGAATTCAAAAGATCAACCTCCAAAACCATAGAGGGTTCTTCCCTGCCTCTTCAGCGCATACACAACGTCCATGGCCGTAACCGTCTTCCTCCTGGCGTGCTCGGTATAGGTCACAGCGTCGCGAATCACGTTCTCCAAGAATATCTTGAGCACTCCTCTCGTCTCCTCGTAGATCAATCCACTGATCCTCTTCACACCACCTCTTCTCGCCAACCGCCGAATTGCCGGCTTCGTTATGCCCTGAATGTTGTCGCGAAGCACTTTCCTGTGCCTCTTCGCACCTCCCTTGCCCAATCCCTTTCCTCCCTTCCCACGACCAGACATTTTCTCAACAGCTTTTCGCGCAAAAATCGATCCAAACTCAGGATTTAGGGTTTTCTTCTAGATTGGATTGGAAGAAGGAGACTCCAGAGAACGATTTCGATCGAATTTGAGGATTTAGGGTTTTGGTTTGGTTTCTGGATTTGAATGATTTTCGAGGGGGAGATATAGGTAGGTATTTATTGAAGGCGCTTCCGAGTTTTGACTTTTGGTCTCCGTCGTTGGATGAAGAATTGATCAACGGTTCATCTTCGCGATCCGTGGTTTGGAAATTGGACAATTAGGAAACGTTGATAGATAGGTTTCCACGGTCAGATTTTGTTTTGAAGCGTTTGTGCGGATTGGGACTTTCTTTAGTTTCTCTCCACATTTGTTCGACTTTTTGAAACatctctttaaaataataaattgcgTTTTTAAGCAGTATAAAATTCATGAAGTAGAAGAACTCATTACAAATTGTGTTTGTTACTATAACAAATTCGTAAAATTAATAGGCAAatgttaaagaaaataaaaataaaagtttctattgaaaatatatttggtATTCTTATGCATGTCTTGTCCTAAAAAGAGTATGGCTTctgttgtttatttattttctatttttattggaaattttctccttttattgaaaataaaaaa
Encoded here:
- the LOC137808826 gene encoding uncharacterized protein, which gives rise to MEQKINELSTQSRSYRERRLKSIRHLARSINNAGRRLTSIRHLTRSINNAGSNDNEAAPSNTHVTQPGSNDNEASPSNTHVTQPGRRLTSIRHLARSINNAGSNDNEAAPSNTHVTEPGRTLSSIRHLARSLNNAGSNDNEAGPSNTNVIDIEHAYTFTPHNFQGSNDKEARPSNTNVIHIEHGMQYRFRRTHNSTRNFRNTMAMIRPNDQSTILQAGQLLQQYVVDNYVKIEAGRLRWIRNHQYNIRAEVYQGNVGQRTILPSSFIGSRRDLTQRYEDGKAIVAHDGKPDIFLTMTCNPSWSEISSELKKFQTPQDRSDLLTRIFRAKFEQLKENVIDKGVLGKVKSYMYVTEFQKRGLPHVHMLLILHDNDKLRDPEDYDSIVIAEIPKSKEEPQLHEAVLKHMIHGPCGTLNPRSPCMKHNQCKKKYPKEFLEETRQGTNSYPQYKRRFNAPVSINRNATVDNRWVVPYNPWLLLKYDCHINVEVCNSIKSIKYLYKYVYKGPDRVAMEVRRGSIVDEVQRYVDAIWICAPEALWKIFRFTLYIMNPSVQRLEIHLPNRHQFYLL
- the LOC137823885 gene encoding histone H4, which encodes MSGRGKGGKGLGKGGAKRHRKVLRDNIQGITKPAIRRLARRGGVKRISGLIYEETRGVLKIFLENVIRDAVTYTEHARRKTVTAMDVVYALKRQGRTLYGFGG